In Luxibacter massiliensis, a single genomic region encodes these proteins:
- a CDS encoding MATE family efflux transporter yields MDKEYLIKEKPIKALLVFAFPMMVGNLFQQFYTMADSVVVGQFVGEDALAAVGASYSLTNVFISIAIGGGIGASVITSRAFGSRDYGKMKSSVYTALFSFLGVSIILGGFGLWKGTEIMQLLNTPSNILGQAAEYLNIYFIGLPFLFMYNVLSAMFNALGRSRIPLYLLIFSSVFNILLDIYMVYSLNLGVAGVAWATLAAQGISAAAAFLLFLKELSAYPAEAYSRFDTAELKDMARIALPSVLQQSTVSIGMMLVQSVVNSFGTEMLAGFSAAMRVESLCIVPMAAMGNAISPYTAQNIGASQFERVQKGYHSAYGIVALFAVAICFALEVLHRPVISLFLGEGGSVLAMDTGSRCLQFMGWFFVLIGLKMITDGVLRGAGDMAMFTVANLVNLGIRVCFAVTMAPRFGIAMVWYAVPLGWAANYMISFLEYKTGKWKLKAVP; encoded by the coding sequence ATGGACAAAGAATATTTGATAAAAGAAAAACCTATTAAGGCGCTTCTTGTCTTTGCATTCCCTATGATGGTAGGAAACCTGTTCCAGCAGTTCTATACAATGGCCGATTCTGTTGTTGTAGGCCAGTTTGTGGGTGAAGATGCACTGGCTGCAGTCGGCGCTTCCTATTCTCTTACAAATGTATTTATTTCTATTGCAATCGGGGGCGGTATCGGGGCTTCAGTAATTACCAGCCGTGCATTTGGCTCAAGAGATTATGGTAAAATGAAGTCCTCTGTGTACACAGCTCTCTTTTCATTCCTGGGAGTGAGCATCATTCTCGGCGGTTTTGGGCTGTGGAAGGGTACTGAGATCATGCAGCTTTTAAATACTCCATCCAATATACTGGGCCAAGCCGCAGAATACCTGAATATTTATTTTATAGGACTGCCCTTTTTATTCATGTACAATGTCCTGTCAGCTATGTTTAATGCCCTGGGCCGTTCACGGATTCCCCTGTACCTCTTAATCTTTTCATCAGTCTTTAACATTCTCCTGGACATTTATATGGTATATTCCCTCAATCTGGGGGTGGCAGGAGTCGCCTGGGCAACCTTGGCGGCACAGGGAATATCTGCTGCTGCGGCCTTCCTGCTATTTTTAAAGGAACTCTCAGCCTATCCAGCAGAGGCTTACTCCCGGTTCGACACTGCAGAACTTAAAGATATGGCGAGGATCGCGCTCCCTTCTGTCTTGCAGCAGTCTACAGTCTCTATAGGCATGATGCTCGTGCAGTCTGTTGTCAACAGTTTTGGTACCGAAATGCTGGCAGGTTTTTCAGCGGCTATGCGGGTGGAAAGTCTTTGCATCGTGCCCATGGCTGCAATGGGAAATGCCATCTCTCCATATACGGCACAAAATATTGGCGCATCACAATTTGAAAGAGTGCAGAAGGGTTATCACAGTGCATATGGGATTGTCGCCCTTTTTGCTGTTGCCATATGCTTTGCCCTGGAGGTTTTACACCGGCCGGTTATTTCTCTCTTTTTGGGAGAAGGAGGTTCCGTTCTCGCCATGGATACAGGATCACGCTGCCTTCAGTTTATGGGATGGTTCTTTGTCCTGATCGGACTAAAGATGATAACCGACGGTGTTCTAAGAGGCGCCGGGGATATGGCCATGTTCACAGTGGCAAATCTTGTAAATTTGGGGATACGGGTCTGCTTTGCCGTAACTATGGCCCCCCGGTTCGGAATCGCCATGGTATGGTACGCCGTCCCCCTCGGATGGGCAGCCAACTATATGATTTCTTTCCTGGAGTACAAAACTGGAAAATGGAAGTTAAAGGCTGTACCGTAA